GCGAAGGACGTGGACCGTAGCATAATCACTGCTGCAGTCAAGCTCTTCGTGGGCGGAACCCTCACCGCCGAAGTGTTCCTCGGCGGTGAGGGGTATCTAGGGGAGTGAAGCGGAACTGTAAAGCGCCTCTCCCCCAATTCGACGCATAGGCACCATGCGCCCCATGCGGCTTGCGCGGGTCTCGCCGATTCGGATTCCGCTCAGCTGTCCGCGCGGATGTTGTTCTCCGTGATCACGCGCCCCCACTTCGTGATCTCCGCCTGCAGGAAGCGGCCGCACTCCTCGGGCGTGCTCGCCACGATGTCGCAGCCCTGCTCCTCGATGCGGTTCTTCACGGCCGGCTCCTGCAGGACCGTGACCAGCGCCTCGTTCATCTGGCGCACCAGCGCCGCGGGCGTGCCCGCGCGGCCCAGCATGGCCCACCAGGTCGGCGCCTCGAAGCCCGAGAAACCCTGCTGCGCGAAGGTCGGCGTGCCCGGCACGTGGCGGCTCTCGGTGGCCGTCGTCACACCGAGCGGCCGCAGCACGCCCGCGCGGATATGCTGGCTCACGATCACCACATTGGTCATGAAGAGCGGCACATGGCCCGCCACCGCGTCCTGCACGGCAGGCCCGCCGCCGCGATACGGCACATGGACGATGCGGAAATTGCCCTGCTGCTGCAGCAGCGTCGTCGAGACATGCGCGAGGCCGCCCACGCCCGAGGTCGCGTAGTTCAGCGTGTCCGGCGCGCGGCGGGCAGCCTCCACCACGTCCTGGAAGGTGCGGTAGGGCGTGGACTGGTGCGCGACCATCGCGAGCGGCCCGGAGGCCACGTGGCAGACCGGGACGAAGGCCTCCATGGTGCGGAAGGGCAGCCGCATCACGGTCTCGTTGGTGCTCTGCGTGTCGTAGACGAAGGTCCACGTGGAGCCATCGGCCGGCGCGCGCGAGGCCTCGATTGCCCCCGTGGCGCCCGAGGCGCCGCCCCGGTTGTCGATCACGATCTGCCGGCCCAGCACCTCGGCCAGGCGCGACTGGTAGATCCGCGCGATGGTGTCGGTCGAGCCGCCGGGCGGCCATGGCACGATCAGCCGCAGCGGCCGGTCAGGGAAGCCCGCGCCCAGGCTCTGGGCATGAAGCAACGCGGGGGCGGCAAGGCCGGTACCCGCCGCGCTGAGGAATAGGCGCCGATTCAACATGTAACCTCCCGGTTGCTCTTCTGCGAAAACCGAAGATGACATGCCGGAAAGCCCGGCGCCTTGGCAAGCCTGCTCAGCTTTCCGAGCGGATGTTGTTGGCGCGGATCACT
This region of Sediminicoccus rosea genomic DNA includes:
- a CDS encoding tripartite tricarboxylate transporter substrate binding protein, whose translation is MLHAQSLGAGFPDRPLRLIVPWPPGGSTDTIARIYQSRLAEVLGRQIVIDNRGGASGATGAIEASRAPADGSTWTFVYDTQSTNETVMRLPFRTMEAFVPVCHVASGPLAMVAHQSTPYRTFQDVVEAARRAPDTLNYATSGVGGLAHVSTTLLQQQGNFRIVHVPYRGGGPAVQDAVAGHVPLFMTNVVIVSQHIRAGVLRPLGVTTATESRHVPGTPTFAQQGFSGFEAPTWWAMLGRAGTPAALVRQMNEALVTVLQEPAVKNRIEEQGCDIVASTPEECGRFLQAEITKWGRVITENNIRADS